The sequence AATAGGGATTTTTAATGGAGAAAGAATAGAGAAAAAATTGTCCagagagaaacaacaaacactctATACACcgctttgtgtgtgcatgtgtctgtgtgcgtgtgcgtgggcatgtgtgtgtgtgtgtgtgtgtgtgtgtgtgtgtgtagggttcCGTTCCTGATCGTAGGAGGTCTTCTGATGGCAGGAGAGAGGATGACTGACACCATAGACTCCGCCTTCTTCTATGGCCGGGCTCAggtgagaaatatttttttctgtagtattctatattaattcatatttatcTTCTGTGAGGCAGAGTTATCAGTGGGGAAATTCTTGAAAACAATATGTCCCATCTGACAATCACACCAAATATGTCCAAATCTGCATGAGAAGAGCCATTTTGCCTAGTTTTTGATGCTCTCTCCGTCTTTGATGGGAACCTGTATGATGAGATGTAAATGCCTCACtcattcatgtattttattctgttctgttctgttctattctattctattgtattctattcttttcAATTCTATTTTTAGATAATAAGCACAGCAGTGGTGCTCGCGGTCAGCCTGGTGCTGGGTGCTATATCTCTGATGGGCCTCAGTCAGGGAGGCAGGGAGCAGAGAGACTACCAGGCCCTGGATAGAGCCTCTGTAACTGGCATCAACGAGGAGCTGAGGACCCCTGGTAGCCTGGAggagccgcagcagcagcagcagcagcgtgagCAGCTGAGAAGTGCGTCAGACGGCAGCATCAACTCAGGTAGCTTTATTCTGTGTCTCTAGCTTGTCATGTTTAGTGTATGATTGCTGGTAAATTTAAAGAATAGttgatacaaaaatacaaatactcaCCCTAACTTGTAATACTGATGAAGTATGTATGTCATAATATGGTACTGTAATAAAGTACTGTTTGAAACTGTGGTGGTAGAAATTAAACGAACTGGAAACCCTAGGAGAAATCCACAGACATTGTTACAAGCAACTGTCGCCCACTATTGCTTATTAGCACCAAGTGTCTGACCAATCAGACTGCTTGACTCTAACAAATCATTGGATAGTATCTTGTGGAGAACTCCTGGTCATTTTTAAGTAGATCTTTCTCCTGGTTATCTTTTATTGTCAGacttccacagctgctctcctctccagaCCATACCTGACATGATAGCCAGCACACAGagggatcacacacacagtacaggtaAGTTAAACACATGGAAATACAGGTGACACATATAACATAATACATGTAATacattaacacaaaacacacaaaataaaatacaatcatAGAAGACGAGCTTCAGCTCACTTCTTTAGTAATTGTGCTATTGTCTGTTCAGTATTTAgcattgttgttttgtgtttacctgTGAATATATTTGTGCGTGTCTTCCCCTCCAGGCCACAGTGGGGCGCTGTATGATGGCCAGCAGCAGAGTGCCTCCTCCATGGAGCAGCCGCTGGACCTGCCACCACCCGGACTTGAAGCCCATGATGAtaaacagacagtcagacacgtgctgctgtgtctgctgctcATAGTCAGCCTGTTAGCGGTGCGGATAAAATACtctgctaatgtgtgtgtgtgtgtgtgtgtgtgttagtacaGCTTATGTAAGACAGAGAGGTCAACTACCAAATTAGCAGGAGTAAAAATATAATCTGGCATCTGGATTGTGTCTGTATCTGATACTGCCAAACACATGTTAATGGTAATAGTGCATGTAAAGAAGACCAATGTGTCACATCCAAATTCTGCATGTGCTGCTCACTGTACACTGTCTCAGTTAACAAACggccttttgttgttttaaattaaatgaatctCAAACAACTTCAGGAAAAGTTACATTTGCTGGGCAGCTGTGAGCTACATATTACAAATGTCTGGCTGAGTGAATGGTGAGAGtctgtatctttttttctgtgagcagAACCTGTCCAGCTGTCTGTGGTGGCTCTTCAACAGAGATCCAGGGAGACTTTACCTGGAACTGCAGTTCTTCTGTGCCGTGGCCAACTATGGACAGGTaccactctgtctctgtgtgagacCGTGTGAAGGCGTTTGTCTTCCAGCTCTCTTTGTCTTGGAGTAGCAGTaaaatgatgcatctcaccaCTGTGTTCCAGCAGTTTCAATACTCTctgttttattactttattatctcttttattatctattttattatctatttatctctttcgctctctcccAGGGTTTCCTCTCCTTTGGGATCTTTGGCCTGGACAGACACCTCATCCTCCTGCCATTCAAGAAGAGGTGAGCTCAGACTTGTTGATGATCAGCAGGTCATCCAGTTCATTCATGATTCCTGTAATTGTTTGGTATAAAATCATGGGCTAAACATCACTCTGAACcacagaacaaaaataaaatctctgtttctctttcagtctctatctttctttcttttcttactgATATTGAAGTTGATATTGGTATCATAATTATTGGGATTGTTATTATGTGTGTCTGCGTCAGGTTGCTAGGCCTGTGGCAGGGCCGGGACAGTGAGGAGTTGAGTCCCTCAGTCGTACCAGAGGAGGTCAGACTCACCTGCACCCAGTTTGTCCGCTACCACAAAGAGCAGTGTGTCCAAGACATTGTGCACACGCACAGGTACAAAGGCtagtgtgtatggtgtgtgtttacatatgtCTACATTCATTTGATCTTCTATGTAGACAGACCGCTTTGTGTTGGAGAACATGAGAACTAAAAATGTAGAAACCAGCTCATAAAAACAAGTCCAACTGCAATGTATCTTGCTCTCTAGCTGCACACATAGCAGCTGACATTTTCTAGTTTCAtgttgttacaaaaaaaaaaaaaatcacgggTTAGTCTGTCAAACGTCAGGCAGACACTTGAAGGCAGGACCTGAAAAGTAATATTCTATCCATTATAACTTTTTTAGCACAGATGAGTTGTTCAAAATCCCTCTAAAGCACAGTGCTGTGTTGCTGAAAGCTATTTAAAAgctgtaataatatttttaatgtcTGGTGGTCAGGAATgctaaaaaaaagtctatttctACACAACAGgagaaaatcaaaatgcaaCAGTGGTCAAATCCAGCCAGACTTGTCCAGTTCCAAAAGCACACAGGCGTTTCAAACAGTTTCCTGCCAGAAGATGGATGATGTGAAATCatacatatttcatattcagaATGTGAAATTTTACATCAAAGAGTGTGTGGCAACATTGTCTGGTTTAGCCAGTGTTGCATTAAAATAATCTTCTACCACTAAAACATTTTCTCAATGTTTCAGGTGCTCTTGGGGCTGTTCTTTGCTTCCTTCTTTTTCTAACACATTCTTTCTtcacttttcttccttttcccctTTCTCCCCTTCTTCTTTAATTCCCTTTTCCTTGTCCCCtaacttttttcatttaactCTCTGCTCTAATTCTACCTTTTTCTGTTCCTCCCTGTCTTCATCTCTTTGCCcctcctttgttttctttgtttgccaTTTCCTCTACTCTCCCCTTCTCTGTCCTCCCTCAGTGGCTCAGGTGAGAATGTGAGCGCTTCGACAGGTGAATCCTTCCTCTGATAATGACAggtatggaggaggaggaggaggagcagcagcagcaggaggagtaGGTGGAGTGGAGAACAGTGTATTTAGATTGGGTGAGAACCGATACTCCCACCCCCACCAGCCCTGGTTCCTACCCCAGCAGAAGCACCATCCCCGTCTGGGACAAGATCAGACACACCTCAGGGTTCAGACCCGCCACCTCCAGGACCAACTGACCCACCTGCAGCCTGGGAGTGAGCACCGAGCTCCTGTTCCCAACCCAGACCTTCCTGAGGAGCAGATTATCCCAAGCCAACACCAAAACGAAGCTCGTGACCCAGCAAATCCCTGCTGCCTAAACCAGCAATCCCAATGCTGCCCTCCAAGTTCACCCCatccacacccccaccccctgtcTGATGTTGGAGGCTTGTTTCCAGGCAGTGACTTGGTGGACTGGCTGGTTGGAAGGGGTTTGTGTGCGGACCGAGGCGAGGCCCGGCTCTACGGCGGCCAGCTTCAACAGGGAGGAGTGTTACATCACCTGACACATGAGTTCGGCTTCAAGGACGACCCCACGCTGCTGTACTGCTTCACCCAGCAGAGAGGGGCTGGGGACGGGGCAGTGGACAGGAGAGGGAGGCCCATGGCatgaatgagagggagaggtgaaagacagaaaatgacacgTTAGAATTTgttgaaagaggaagaagaggaggaagaagtagAAGAGGAGACAGCAAGAGCCTGCCAGTATTTGACCTCTTCTGGCTCCTAACCAGGTGCTTTggattcctttttgtttttgatttttgatttctgTTATCCTTCAGaagatttttaaaatgatgctgCACTCCACTAAGCTACCAGAGCAGTCCAGAGatacaaaagagagaaaaaaactgtaagatgTGACCGAGACACCCTTTTTCCCTCCTAGAATTGCCATTTATTTCACCAACACTGATTTAAACTGATGGACTTTATGtggatgttttgtgttttcaaaagtgTGAAGGTCAGATAAGCTAATGGGTGCCATCCATCATCTCTCATCGACATCACAGCAGGAGCAGAGTTTGAAGCCATGCTGTACCCTGTTGTTAGCCACGTGAGCCTGGGTTTGCTCACTAACAGCCAACAAGgttattgtcttttttcaggtgacatgaagtgaaatgaaaccTGTTTTTCAAAATCATGGTATGCACGCTATGTCTTTTAACCACAATAGTCTATGTTGACTTACTTGCATGACTGAGAAAAGTGCAGACTTCTGCTCTGTGCTTAGCCTTATGCACTGACTGAACTATGAcgttttccatgtgtttttattatgcaaCCCAGTGGATTTTTGTCTTGTGATATGGCTGCTGacggtgtgtgttgttgttgcattGTGTATCTCCCTCACCAATGAAGTATTTATGTTTGGTACAGGGTATAGTAACCTCACTGAATGGTCTCAGTCACGGTGGGAAATTAACAGAGAAGATAGTTCTGGCAGTTTGAGCACTAGCATGACTTGCCTCAAAATTTAAAATGGATTCAACCTGACATCAACCTGACATAAAGTTTTAGTCAAGTCAATTTTTATGTGTATAGGCcagtatcacaaattacaagtTTGCCTCAGGGGGCTTTACAGCAGTGCAACATGCTCTGTCCTTCGATCTTTGCATCAAATAAGGAACTACTCCCTAAAAAAAGCccttttaacagggagaaaaatatgaagagacCTCAGGGAGAGCAACATGAGGGATCCCTCTCGCAGGATGGACAGACATGCAATGAGTGCCGTGTGTACAGAGCAGAACCTTGAAACAGGTTAACAAAATTATAACGGACCTATAAGATAAGCAGCACCCAGGGGCCACCAGAACAGCCTAGGAGCTGCGTGACCATGAAGCCAAACCCAGCCTACAAGCTTAAGTTTCTGATGTGGTCTCAAGCATGTCAGTTTTTTCCAGGAAGGCTGCCTGTGGCCAGCAGATGAAAAAGTCAGTTTCCCGCCTTGGACCAATCCTGCGAATTCCTCTGAATGGACTTGATACAGTCATACCACCAAAACAGACACTGTTAATACTGGAGCCCTTTAGCTGTAAAACCTTTGTGCATTTAAATTTACGACTTAAGGTTATACACCTACATAGGATCAATACAGTCACATCACTGATATGGCCTTGGACATAGTTGTGTAGCTAAAAAAGTTCTGACTATTTTGGCAGAGCAGTCTTGCTTGCCACTGCATGGATTTGTTACAACCAAACCACTAAAATGGACTTTAACGTGTGAAATAGTTCTTATTTTGGGCATTGAGCTGCAGGTAGTATCACTGAGTTGGAATAATGTCAAAACGTGAAAAACTGAGGGCATAAACTACACTACACCTGTTATTTGCTAGCTAAGCtactgttgatgtgtgttgcAGTTACTATGAAGTTTACACTGTGTAGGAGGGATTGTGGGAGGT is a genomic window of Myripristis murdjan chromosome 15, fMyrMur1.1, whole genome shotgun sequence containing:
- the gpr155b gene encoding integral membrane protein GPR155 isoform X1 is translated as METANNYVLIHGKNISHNSLASSAGPHMSIDKLFPALLECFGIILCGYIAGRADIITENQAKGLGNFVSKFALPALLFKNMVLLDFGDVIWAFLWSVLIAKVTVFVLVCVLTLMVANPDSRYSKAGLYAIFATQSNDFALGYPIVDALYRTTYPEYLQYIYLVAPVSLMFLNPIGFALCEVQRWRQASQPQRSTISILGVVVVQVLKNPIVFMVMVGIVSHFALDQRIPAVLSEFIDGLANSFGGAALFYLGLTMVGQLRKLTRDTGVALILLITAKLLVMPLVCKDMVDILDVGVNSTSANHTSLSNFAFLYGVFPTAPSVAIYAAQYNMELEVVTSGMVISTFLSAPIMYVSAWLLTIPLMDPTPLVTELQNVSFNISVISLVALVWTIAVMLLSKKFNRLPHLFALNLFLAQFLVCVSMILWNFLVKQEDNLLGQVLTFTLLYGSLYSTYIWTGLIPLCLALTNRDDLLRLRPGVFMILGWGVPFLIVGGLLMAGERMTDTIDSAFFYGRAQIISTAVVLAVSLVLGAISLMGLSQGGREQRDYQALDRASVTGINEELRTPGSLEEPQQQQQQREQLRSASDGSINSDFHSCSPLQTIPDMIASTQRDHTHSTGHSGALYDGQQQSASSMEQPLDLPPPGLEAHDDKQTVRHVLLCLLLIVSLLANLSSCLWWLFNRDPGRLYLELQFFCAVANYGQGFLSFGIFGLDRHLILLPFKKRLLGLWQGRDSEELSPSVVPEEVRLTCTQFVRYHKEQCVQDIVHTHRYGGGGGGAAAAGGVGGVENSVFRLGENRYSHPHQPWFLPQQKHHPRLGQDQTHLRVQTRHLQDQLTHLQPGSEHRAPVPNPDLPEEQIIPSQHQNEARDPANPCCLNQQSQCCPPSSPHPHPHPLSDVGGLFPGSDLVDWLVGRGLCADRGEARLYGGQLQQGGVLHHLTHEFGFKDDPTLLYCFTQQRGAGDGAVDRRGRPMA